The following proteins are encoded in a genomic region of Hyla sarda isolate aHylSar1 chromosome 3, aHylSar1.hap1, whole genome shotgun sequence:
- the SGK1 gene encoding serine/threonine-protein kinase Sgk1 isoform X3 produces the protein MRTKTEKSPLKAFMKQRRMGLNDFIQKISTNSYACKHPEVQSILNISQPQEPELLNGNSSPPPSPSQQINLGPSSNPHAKPSDFQFLKIIGKGSFGKVLLARHKADEKFYAVKVLQKKAILKKKEEKHIMSERNVLLKNVKHPFLVGLHFSFQTASRLYFILDYINGGELFYHLQRERCFLEPRARFYAAEIASALGYLHSLNIVYRDLKPENILLDSQGHIVLTDFGLCKENIEPNGTTSTFCGTPEYLAPEVLHKQPYDRTVDWWCLGAVLYEMLYGLPPFYSRNTAEMYDNILNKPLQLKPNITNSARNLLEGLLQKDRTKRLGAKNDFMEIKNHIFFSPINWDDLINKKITPPFNPNVSGPSDLQHFDPEFTEEPVPNSIGQSPDSILITASIKEAADAFMGFSYAPPMESFL, from the exons ATGAGAACTAAGACAGAAAAGTCGCCTCTGAAAG CTTTTATGAAACAGAGAAGAATGGGATTGAATGACTTTATACAGAAGATCTCCACCAACTCCTATGCCTGCAAGCA TCCTGAGGTTCAATCAATCTTGAATATTTCACAACCCCAGGAGCCAGAATTACTGAATGGCAATTCCTCCCCTCCG CCCAGTCCATCTCAACAAATCAATCTTGGACCTTCATCCAACCCCCATGCCAAGCCATCGGACTTCCAGTTCCTGAAGATCATTGGGAAGGGTAGCTTCGGTAAAGTGCTTTTGGCAAGACACAAAGCTGATGAGAAATTCTACGCAGTTAAAGTCCTGCAGAAAAAAGCAATCCTGAAGAAAAAAGAG GAGAAACATATAATGTCCGAGCGTAATGTTCTGTTGAAAAATGTGAAACACCCGTTCCTGGTTGGACTCCACTTCTCCTTCCAGACAGCCAGCAGATTATACTTCATCCTAGACTACATCAATGGTGGAGAG CTGTTCTACCATCTCCAGAGGGAACGCTGCTTCCTCGAACCCCGAGCTCGGTTTTATGCAGCAGAGATAGCCAGCGCACTGGGATACTTGCATTCTCTGAACATTGTCTACAG AGACCTGAAGCCCGAGAATATATTATTGGATTCACAGGGTCACATTGTACTTACTGATTTTGGACTTTGCAAGGAGAACATAGAGCCCAATGGCACAACTTCTACTTTCTGTGGCACTCCAGAG TACCTTGCACCAGAAGTTCTACACAAACAGCCTTATGACAGGACGGTTGACTGGTGGTGCCTAGGAGCTGTTCTCTATGAGATGTTGTATGGCTTG CCGCCATTCTATAGCAGGAACACAGCAGAGATGTATGACAATATCTTGAATAAGCCTCTGCAGCTGAAACCAAACATAACCAATTCAGCCAGGAACCTTCTGGAGGGCCTTTTGCAGAAGGATAGGACTAAGAGACTGGGTGCCAAGAATGACTTT ATGGAGATTAAGAACCACATCTTTTTCTCTCCAATTAACTGGGATGATCTCATCAATAAGAAGATTACTCCTCCTTTTAACCCAAATGTG AGTGGCCCCAGTGATTTGCAACACTTTGATCCTGAATTCACAGAAGAACCAGTTCCAAATTCCATCGGCCAGTCACCAGACAGCATCCTTATAACAGCAAGCATTAAAGAGGCAGCAGATGCTTTTATGGGCTTCTCCTATGCCCCACCTATGGAATCTTTCCTTTGA
- the SGK1 gene encoding serine/threonine-protein kinase Sgk1 isoform X2, whose protein sequence is MTVKTDTTPANTLTYSKMRGMVAILIAFMKQRRMGLNDFIQKISTNSYACKHPEVQSILNISQPQEPELLNGNSSPPPSPSQQINLGPSSNPHAKPSDFQFLKIIGKGSFGKVLLARHKADEKFYAVKVLQKKAILKKKEEKHIMSERNVLLKNVKHPFLVGLHFSFQTASRLYFILDYINGGELFYHLQRERCFLEPRARFYAAEIASALGYLHSLNIVYRDLKPENILLDSQGHIVLTDFGLCKENIEPNGTTSTFCGTPEYLAPEVLHKQPYDRTVDWWCLGAVLYEMLYGLPPFYSRNTAEMYDNILNKPLQLKPNITNSARNLLEGLLQKDRTKRLGAKNDFMEIKNHIFFSPINWDDLINKKITPPFNPNVSGPSDLQHFDPEFTEEPVPNSIGQSPDSILITASIKEAADAFMGFSYAPPMESFL, encoded by the exons ATGACTGTAAAGACTGACACCACACCGGCTAATACTTTAACTTATTCCAAAATGAGGGGCATGGTGGCGATCCTGATCG CTTTTATGAAACAGAGAAGAATGGGATTGAATGACTTTATACAGAAGATCTCCACCAACTCCTATGCCTGCAAGCA TCCTGAGGTTCAATCAATCTTGAATATTTCACAACCCCAGGAGCCAGAATTACTGAATGGCAATTCCTCCCCTCCG CCCAGTCCATCTCAACAAATCAATCTTGGACCTTCATCCAACCCCCATGCCAAGCCATCGGACTTCCAGTTCCTGAAGATCATTGGGAAGGGTAGCTTCGGTAAAGTGCTTTTGGCAAGACACAAAGCTGATGAGAAATTCTACGCAGTTAAAGTCCTGCAGAAAAAAGCAATCCTGAAGAAAAAAGAG GAGAAACATATAATGTCCGAGCGTAATGTTCTGTTGAAAAATGTGAAACACCCGTTCCTGGTTGGACTCCACTTCTCCTTCCAGACAGCCAGCAGATTATACTTCATCCTAGACTACATCAATGGTGGAGAG CTGTTCTACCATCTCCAGAGGGAACGCTGCTTCCTCGAACCCCGAGCTCGGTTTTATGCAGCAGAGATAGCCAGCGCACTGGGATACTTGCATTCTCTGAACATTGTCTACAG AGACCTGAAGCCCGAGAATATATTATTGGATTCACAGGGTCACATTGTACTTACTGATTTTGGACTTTGCAAGGAGAACATAGAGCCCAATGGCACAACTTCTACTTTCTGTGGCACTCCAGAG TACCTTGCACCAGAAGTTCTACACAAACAGCCTTATGACAGGACGGTTGACTGGTGGTGCCTAGGAGCTGTTCTCTATGAGATGTTGTATGGCTTG CCGCCATTCTATAGCAGGAACACAGCAGAGATGTATGACAATATCTTGAATAAGCCTCTGCAGCTGAAACCAAACATAACCAATTCAGCCAGGAACCTTCTGGAGGGCCTTTTGCAGAAGGATAGGACTAAGAGACTGGGTGCCAAGAATGACTTT ATGGAGATTAAGAACCACATCTTTTTCTCTCCAATTAACTGGGATGATCTCATCAATAAGAAGATTACTCCTCCTTTTAACCCAAATGTG AGTGGCCCCAGTGATTTGCAACACTTTGATCCTGAATTCACAGAAGAACCAGTTCCAAATTCCATCGGCCAGTCACCAGACAGCATCCTTATAACAGCAAGCATTAAAGAGGCAGCAGATGCTTTTATGGGCTTCTCCTATGCCCCACCTATGGAATCTTTCCTTTGA